One window of the Pedobacter ginsengisoli genome contains the following:
- a CDS encoding cell division protein FtsX, whose product MEEFEVSDASKKTKTIYISTIFSIALVLLMLGMLGLILVHAKNLSNYVKENIVLNIIVDEGAKETDVLQFQKELNVNPAVKTTQYVNKEMAARNLTNDLGEDFVNFLGYNPLLSTVDVYLKANYANNKSIDTLKASIAKNPVVKEVIYQSSLIDMVNKNINTIGLIILGFAAILLIISVALINNTIRLAIYSQRFLIKSMQLVGATRGFIRRPFILVAALHGLIAAFIAILILLGILYYAQREIPEIVILRNYTEFGIVLLGLVGVGIFITAISTSFAVSRYLRLKIYDLYR is encoded by the coding sequence ATGGAAGAATTTGAAGTGAGCGATGCTTCTAAGAAGACAAAAACCATTTATATTTCTACAATCTTCAGTATTGCATTGGTTTTATTAATGCTGGGTATGTTGGGCTTAATATTGGTACATGCAAAAAACCTTTCTAATTACGTAAAGGAAAATATCGTGTTAAACATAATTGTAGATGAGGGCGCCAAAGAAACTGATGTTTTACAGTTTCAAAAAGAGCTTAATGTAAATCCGGCCGTTAAAACTACCCAATATGTAAATAAAGAGATGGCCGCCAGAAACTTAACCAATGACCTTGGCGAAGATTTTGTGAATTTTCTTGGGTACAACCCCTTACTATCAACTGTTGATGTATACTTAAAAGCTAATTATGCAAACAATAAAAGTATAGATACTTTAAAAGCCAGCATTGCCAAAAACCCTGTGGTTAAAGAGGTTATATACCAGAGTTCGTTAATTGATATGGTAAATAAAAATATCAACACCATTGGATTGATCATTTTAGGCTTTGCTGCTATTTTACTAATTATATCAGTTGCGTTGATTAACAATACCATACGCCTTGCTATTTATTCTCAGCGGTTTTTAATTAAAAGTATGCAACTAGTGGGAGCTACAAGAGGTTTTATCCGCAGACCTTTCATTTTGGTGGCTGCTTTGCATGGATTAATTGCTGCATTTATAGCTATCCTGATTTTATTAGGCATATTGTACTATGCACAAAGAGAAATTCCTGAAATTGTAATCCTTAGAAATTATACTGAATTTGGTATTGTTTTACTTGGTCTGGTTGGGGTAGGTATTTTTATTACCGCCATAAGCACCTCGTTTGCAGTGAGCAGATATTTACGTTTAAAAATTTACGATCTTTACAGATAA
- a CDS encoding DUF3098 domain-containing protein: MIEKKSTPVHQDSKSELVFTKKNYQLLLISIAIVVFGFILMIGTTDIYDFRKTLLAPMVVLAGFGFGVYAVLKK; encoded by the coding sequence ATGATAGAAAAAAAATCAACTCCTGTACATCAGGATTCAAAAAGCGAACTAGTTTTTACCAAAAAGAACTACCAATTATTGCTTATTAGTATTGCTATTGTTGTATTTGGCTTTATTTTAATGATAGGCACAACAGATATATACGACTTCAGAAAAACATTGCTTGCCCCAATGGTGGTATTAGCAGGTTTTGGTTTTGGAGTTTATGCCGTATTAAAAAAATAG
- a CDS encoding undecaprenyl-diphosphate phosphatase encodes MNYLQALILAIIEGLTEFLPVSSTGHMVIASSFMGIGKDDFVKLFEVAIQLGAILAVVVLYWKKFFDFSKWQFYVKLIIAVIPALFFGFLLNDFIDNTLGNPIFIAVVLLLGGIVLLFIDKFFKNPTIHNESEISNLSAFKIGCFQVLAVVFPGLSRSAATIIGGMQQKLTRHAAAEFSFFLAVPTMCAATGYKLLKGYELLNAENIKLLLFGNVIAFIVAIIAIKSFIGFLSKHGFRIFGWYRIIIGVLLLVLYFSGVEMNVL; translated from the coding sequence ATGAATTATTTACAGGCCCTTATTCTGGCTATAATAGAAGGGCTAACAGAGTTTTTACCCGTTTCATCAACCGGCCATATGGTTATTGCCAGTTCTTTTATGGGAATTGGAAAAGATGATTTTGTAAAGCTTTTTGAAGTGGCCATTCAACTTGGTGCAATTTTAGCCGTAGTGGTACTTTACTGGAAAAAGTTTTTTGACTTCAGTAAATGGCAGTTCTACGTTAAGTTGATTATTGCCGTTATACCGGCTTTATTTTTTGGCTTTTTATTAAATGACTTTATAGACAATACTTTAGGCAACCCTATATTTATTGCAGTGGTATTGCTGCTTGGAGGTATTGTATTATTATTTATCGACAAGTTCTTTAAAAATCCCACCATCCATAACGAAAGTGAGATCAGTAATTTAAGCGCTTTTAAAATTGGATGCTTTCAGGTACTTGCTGTTGTATTTCCGGGATTAAGTAGAAGTGCGGCAACAATAATTGGTGGCATGCAGCAAAAGTTAACCAGACATGCCGCAGCAGAGTTTTCTTTTTTTCTTGCCGTACCTACTATGTGTGCTGCTACTGGCTATAAATTGCTGAAAGGATATGAATTGCTTAATGCAGAGAATATCAAATTATTGCTTTTTGGAAATGTAATTGCATTTATAGTAGCAATAATTGCAATCAAATCATTTATTGGGTTCTTATCAAAGCATGGGTTCAGAATTTTTGGCTGGTACAGGATTATTATAGGTGTGTTACTCCTTGTGTTATACTTTTCAGGAGTTGAAATGAATGTATTGTAA
- the truB gene encoding tRNA pseudouridine(55) synthase TruB: MSEGKEEATVTKTFPDFNFAEGELLLINKPYKWTSFDVVGKIRNSLKPLKLKVGHAGTLDPLATGLLIICTGKLTKQIDTFQAEEKEYTGTMVLGATTPSFDLETVVDQEFSLEGITEEAIYGATAPFVGDIQQYPPAHSAVKVNGERLYVKARRGEETELRLRNVTVSAFEITRIALPEIDFRIICSKGTYIRSLISDFGKQLNNGAYLSKLTRTRSGNFLLENAFEVADLVNYIRLKKQ, encoded by the coding sequence ATGAGTGAGGGTAAAGAAGAAGCAACAGTAACAAAAACATTTCCTGATTTTAATTTTGCTGAGGGTGAGCTATTGCTCATCAACAAGCCATACAAATGGACAAGTTTTGATGTTGTAGGCAAAATCCGCAACTCATTAAAGCCCTTGAAATTAAAAGTTGGTCATGCAGGAACTTTAGATCCGCTTGCCACAGGTTTATTAATAATTTGCACAGGCAAACTCACCAAACAGATAGACACCTTCCAGGCCGAAGAAAAAGAGTATACAGGCACTATGGTTTTAGGTGCCACTACCCCATCTTTTGATCTGGAAACAGTTGTTGATCAGGAATTTTCATTAGAAGGAATAACTGAAGAAGCCATTTATGGTGCTACAGCTCCTTTTGTTGGCGATATACAACAATATCCGCCTGCACATTCTGCTGTTAAAGTAAATGGAGAACGCCTTTACGTGAAAGCGAGAAGAGGCGAAGAAACAGAACTGCGTTTGCGTAATGTTACTGTTTCGGCATTTGAAATTACCAGAATAGCACTTCCTGAGATCGATTTCAGGATTATTTGCAGTAAAGGAACGTATATCAGATCTCTGATTTCTGATTTTGGTAAACAGCTTAATAACGGAGCATACTTATCTAAACTTACCCGCACACGCAGTGGAAACTTTTTACTTGAAAATGCTTTTGAGGTAGCAGATTTAGTTAACTATATTAGGCTTAAGAAACAGTAG